In Aspergillus nidulans FGSC A4 chromosome II, a single window of DNA contains:
- the gcnE gene encoding histone acetyltransferase GCN5 (transcript_id=CADANIAT00005119), giving the protein MTESGLQAAKMSCLDCESSILTESRPRRKAESLGGGSFPRFSTTEQENSHRFSRAGTEEAAAANRSFSREEERRGEIEFRVVNNDGSRDSFIVLTGLKCIFQKQLPKMPKDYIARLVYDRSHLSIAIVKHPLEVVGGITYRPFNSRRFAEIVFCAISSDQQVKGYGAHLMSHLKDYVKATSDIMHFLTYADNYAIGYFKKQGFTKEIQLDRSIWMGYIKDYEGGTIMQCTMLPKIRYLESGRMLLKQKEAVHAKIRAFSKSHIIHPPPKEWKNGPVKIDPLSIPAIKESGWSPDMDELARQPRHGPNYNQLLHLLNDMQNHSAAWPFTQPVNKDEVLDYYEVIKEPMDLSTMEEKHEKDMYPTPQDFIKDAVLMFDNCRRYNNENTPYAKSANKLEKFMWQQIRNIPEWSVSTI; this is encoded by the exons ATGACTGAAAGTGGGTTGCAGGCCGCTAAAATGAGTTGTCTCGATTGCGAAAGTTCTATATTGACCGAGTCTAGGCCCAGGCGTAAAGCGGAAAGCCTCGGAGGAGGCTCTTTCCCCAGATTCTCAACAACAGAGCAAGAAAACTCGCACCGATTCTCCAGAGCGGGAACTGAAG AAGCCGCCGCTGCGAATCGTTCCTTTTCCCGAGAAG AAGAACGCCGAGGCGAAATCGAGTTTCGCGTGGTCAATAACGATGGTTCGCGCGATAGCTTCATTGTCCTCACCGGACTGAAATGCATCTTTCAAAAACAACTTCCTAAAATGCCAAAAGACTATATTGCCCGGTTGGTCTACGATAGGTCGCATCTCTCGATTGCCATTGTCAAGCATCCACTGGAAGTCGTTGG AGGTATAACCTACCGGCCGTTCAACAGCCGCAGGTTTGCGGAGATAGTCTTTTGCGCCATTTCTTCTGATCAGCAGGTTAAGGGATATGGTGCGCATCTGATGTCCCATCTGAAA GACTACGTCAAGGCCACTTCGGACATTATGCACTTTCTGACCTATGCCGATAATTATGCGATCGGGTATTTCAAGAAACAAGGATTCACAAAAGAGATTCAACTGGACCGATCTATATGGATGGGCTACATCAAAGATTATGAAGGAGGAACCATCATGCAGTGCACAATGCTCCCGAAAATCCGGTATCTCGAATCCGGGCGCATGTTGCTCAAACAGAAAGAGGCGGTCCACGCAAAGATTCGTGCCTTCAGCAAATCGCATATCATCCATCCGCCGCcgaaggagtggaagaacGGACCTGTCAAGATTGACCCGTTGAGCATTCCCGCCATTAAAGAGTCCGGCTGGTCGCCGGATATGGACGAACTCGCTCGTCAGCCACGACACGGGCCGAATTACAATCAACTCTTGCACCTTCTCAACGATATGCAAAACCACAGCGCAGCATGGCCGTTCACTCAACCTGTCAATAAGGATGAGGTGCTCGACTACTAtgaagtcatcaaggagcCAATGGATCTGTCgacgatggaggagaagcacgAGAAAGACATGTACCCGACGCCACAAGATTTCATTAAAGATGCCGTATTGATGTTTGATAACTGTCGGCGGTATAATAACGAGAACACACCCTACGCCAAGAGCGCGAACAAGTTAGAGAAGTTCATGTGGCAGCAGATTCGAAACATCCCCGAGTGGTCGGTAAGTACAATTTGA
- the rgsB gene encoding protein rgsB (transcript_id=CADANIAT00005118): MTTPGMVELEQRNRLPTLFEVLSRRTLAPVDLFSFYIYMRDQQRSVDYLDFWLDVSQHMSLCRHYVRELRRSVLVATPDLEKAESKGSSTPLENFESVNDIPLVEAGPSGLRHGLRDLDNKEADQRLSAFLRSDGHSSKHSPQNSLGSQNDPARTMSNEQPRPSLTQHESSSPGHTVARGDIRASAEKILYTYLLPGAEREIVLPEEMVSSIINLVEDDGRDDPEVFDPAKDYVFQAMERDAFPGFLQAKALGNLVPLSIMARLAFALISFGGGFWGAFYVVLRDKPRNIRCWVILPFVIACYFIVSYQYKIDPVMAFAGYSEYTFMNWSPVREPYVRKLLVKRAVATVLIASFVAAALSILFILVPGTML; encoded by the exons ATGACGACGCCCGGTATGGTAGAGTTAGAGCAGCGAAATCGCTTGCCAACACTCTTCGAAGTCCTTAGCCGTCGCACTCTCGCCCCCGTCgatctcttctccttctatATTTACATGCGCGATCAGCAACGATCCGTCGATTATCTGGACTTCTG GCTTGATGTATCCCAACACATGTCGCTATGCCGTCACTATGTCCGAGAATTACGACGCTCCGTTCTGGTTGCAACACCCGATCTTGAAAAGGCCGAGAGCAAGGGATCTTCAACACCTTTAGAGAACTTCGAGAGTGTAAACGATATCCCACTCGTGGAAGCTGGCCCGTCAGGGCTGCGACATGGACTCCGTGACCTGGATAATAAGGAGGCTGATCAGAGACTGTCAGCTTTCCTCCGCTCTGATGGCCACTCGTCCAAGCACTCTCCGCAGAACAGTTTGGGTTCACAGAATGATCCGGCCCGGACAATGTCGAATGAGCAGCCACGGCCGAGCCTAACTCAACATGAGTCGAGTTCTCCAGGTCATACGGTGGCACGCGGGGATATCCGCGCCAGCGCAGAGAAAATACTCTACACATATTTGCTTcctggagcagaaagagagaTCGTCTTGCCTGAAGAAATGGTATCCAGTATCATCAATCTAGTGGAGGACGACGGCAGAGATGACCCGGAAGTATTCGATCCGGCGAAGGACTACGTTTTTCAAGCAATGGAACGCGATGCCTTCCCAGGGTTTTTGCAGGCGAAAGCTCTGGGCAACCTTGTCCCCTTATCGATAATGGCACGTCTAGCCTTCGCCCTCATCAGCTTCGGCGGAGGGTTCTGGGGTGCTTTCTATGTGGTCCTCCGGGATAAACCAAGAAACATTCGTTGCTGG GTAATCCTACCCTTCGTCATCGCCTGCTACTTCATTGTCTCCTACCAGTACAAGATCGATCCCGTCATGGCGTTCGCAGGGTATAGCGAGTATACTTTTATGAACTGGTCACCAGTTCGTGAGCCGTACGTTCGAAAGCTTCTTGTGAAACGAGCTGTCGCCACGGTCTTAATTGCAAGTTTTGTCGCCGCAGCGCTGAGCATTTTGTTCATATTGGTTCCCGGCACCATGCTTTAG
- a CDS encoding protein acoB (transcript_id=CADANIAT00005117), which produces MDQVHHRALDALQSFIALTDSSSATSPRYIASIITNATSSPHTYVFAELLERPAVQALRSPDTPAEFQSYLTLLEIFAWGTWQDYQQTPNLPPLSEEQARKLRLLTLLSLASTIKPLTYEALMTSLSLSAPSELESLVTTAIYSSLITGRLSPATNPPTVNVTSVAPLRDVKPSSLPTMISTLTAWEARCGSVISDIETEIAKIRADSAQRRQKEHARAVAIEKTLEKWNAEGGEQLQGGNPGQGQGQGQGGLGKNAGWKPRDLSTAMFERGFFGGGSNKREFDDDGYFDGGSSDFDQHGSGMDIDEGAGARASGARHSKRFLGKKS; this is translated from the coding sequence ATGGACCAAGTCCACCATAGGGCCCTGGACGCCCTACAATCCTTTATCGCACTCACAGACTCCAGTAGCGCCACATCCCCTCGGTACATTGCCAGCATCATTACGAACGCTACGTCCAGCCCACATACGTACGTCTTCGCTGAGCTGCTCGAACGGCCCGCAGTCCAAGCACTCCGGTCTCCAGACACCCCCGCCGAATTTCAGAGCTACCTAACCCTCCTTGAGATCTTCGCCTGGGGCACATGGCAAGACTACCAGCAAACGCCTAACCTTCCACCATTGAGCGAAGAGCAAGCCCGCAAGCTTCGCCTACTCACCCTCCTATCTCTTGCCTCTACGATAAAACCCCTCACCTACGAAGCTCTTATGACCtcactctccctctccgCACCATCTGAACTTGAATCACTTGTTACAACAGCGATCTACTCTTCACTTATAACGGGTCGCCTTTCGCCAGCTACAAACCCACCCACAGTTAACGTAACGTCCGTCGCGCCACTGCGCGACGTTAAACCTAGCTCTCTTCCAACGATGATCTCCACCCTCACAGCCTGGGAAGCCCGCTGTGGCTCCGTAATCTCCGATATTGAAACAGAAATAGCTAAAATCAGAGCTGATTCTGCACAGCGCCGTCAAAAGGAACATGCGCGTGCTGTGGCCATCGAGAAGACACTCGAGAAGTGGAATGCCGAGGGTGGGGAGCAACTACAAGGCGGAAACCCTGGTCAGGGTCAGGGTCAGGGTCAGGGCGGTCTCGGGAAGAATGCGGGATGGAAACCCAGAGATCTGAGTACGGCAATGTTCGAGAGAGGGTTCTTCGGGGGTGGGAGTAACAAGCGGGagtttgatgatgatgggtaCTTCGATGGAGGATCGAGCGATTTTGATCAGCATGGTTCTGGGATGGATATCGATGAGGGTGCTGGGGCTAGGGCTTCTGGAGCTAGGCATTCGAAGCGTTTTCTTGGGAAGAAGTCATAG
- a CDS encoding putative DNA repair protein Rad1 (transcript_id=CADANIAT00005120), translating into MTDTGPIFTAVSSNANQLYTLLHCISFAQNATVQITPDGIRFSVEEGRVVQGLAFLDKALFTTYTFHPPTGVNNEHDTFMDTEPDGANYPCFVVSLSALLETLKIFGIGDSSSASTSRAASVQPPTASASNAFTAPALLLNRSCTFQYLTDGSPLTVTLTETGVKTVCELTTYEPDEGDLEIPFQRDGIVMKIIMRSAWLHNAITELGATNPSILKISASDKQEPYFTLSGAGGPFSESTVEFSIEQDEGRKGTTHDTHRKVMTNDGARPRATRTKLAPTVTETFLISPPSSMGSRLRQDFRFAYIQKAARAMATANKVSIRGDRQGVLSLQFMIEFDASGSAMTGNSVGNSMRSGAVRGVDVNAPGSTVSFVDFRFVPLLDEDDLGGKAVRDDLE; encoded by the coding sequence ATGACGGACACCGGTCCCATCTTCACTGCGGTTTCTAGCAACGCAAATCAACTATACACTTTATTACATTGCATCAGCTTTGCTCAGAACGCCACGGTACAGATAACGCCGGATGGAATCCGCTTTTCCGTGGAGGAGGGCCGAGTTGTACAAGGGCTTGCGTTCCTGGACAAAGCTCTCTTCACCACATATACCTTCCACCCGCCCACTGGCGTCAATAACGAACATGACACCTTCATGGACACAGAACCAGACGGAGCCAATTACCCTTGCTTCGTCGTCTCACTCTCAGCTCTACTGGAGACTTTAAAAATCTTTGGCATAGGCGACTCTTCatccgccagcaccagccgAGCAGCCAGCGTCCAGCCTCCGACCGCCTCAGCCTCCAATGCATTCACAGCCCCAGCTCTACTCCTCAACCGCTCATGCACCTTCCAATATCTAACCGACGGCTCCCCCCTAACCGTCACCCTCACCGAAACAGGCGTCAAAACCGTCTGTGAATTAACAACATACGAGCCCGACGAAGGCGACCTTGAGATTCCCTTCCAACGCGATGGTATCGTTATGAAAATCATCATGCGCTCTGCCTGGCTGCACAATGCAATCACAGAACTCGGTGCCACGAACCCCAGCATTCTGAAAATCAGTGCGTCCGACAAACAGGAACCATACTTTACCCTCTCCGGCGCAGGAGGCCCATTTAGCGAATCGACAGTTGAATTTTCAATTGAACAAGACGAAGGCCGAAAGGGTACGACGCACGATACACACCGCAAAGTTATGACAAACGACGGAGCCCGACCACGTGCAACGAGAACTAAGCTCGCTCCCACGGTCACAGAGACATTCCTCATCAGCCCGCCGTCCTCCATGGGATCGCGTCTAAGGCAAGACTTTCGCTTCGCGTATATCCAAAAGGCAGCCCGTGCCATGGCTACAGCGAACAAAGTAAGCATACGCGGTGATCGGCAGGGAGTGCTAAGCCTGCAGTTCATGATTGAGTTTGATGCATCAGGGTCTGCTATGACGGGGAACAGCGTCGGTAACAGTATGCGCTCCGGTGCTGTAAGGGGTGTGGACGTAAATGCACCAGGGTCTACTGTCAGCTTTGTTGATTTTAGGTTTGTCCCGCTGCTAGATGAAGATGATCTTGGGGGTAAGGCAGTAAGGGATGATTTGGAGTGA
- a CDS encoding MRX complex DNA-binding subunit (transcript_id=CADANIAT00005121), translated as MHSIVATENSPRSTEVQVSLLTHIAIFSVRSFDNTRSETIQFHTPLTLIVGYNGSGKTTIIECLKYATTGDLPPNSKGGAFIHDPKLCGEKEVLAQVKLSFKGTSGAKMVATRSLQLTVKKTTRQQKTLEGQLLMIKEGERTAISSRVAELDQIMPQYLGVSKAILDSVIFCHQDESLWPMSEPSVLKKKFDEIFEAVKYTKAIDNIKALRKKQNEELGKYKIIEQHAKEDKEKADRAEKRSIMLQEEIETLRVETQQLTQEMRRVAELADKAWRESESYSQILGALEGKRIEAKSIQATIDNLKRHLVELDEPDEWLESNLEQFEARQLQYQQQEETEKEKYMEIKERIEEARHKLGLKQAEYGKHENDKANFERQVERRQRMSKGLARSYNISGFDTIVDQSDVEEFMARIRKILKDQTQVLDRAKREAQGELREAQTSLNQISERKSVLQESKNAAKRQIAANDKEAAGYQAKLDSISADEGAQAALESNAEDIHSRLDQAKERERSASRDKQIEDINSQIRELEDENSRLNAELIEATKKAGDLARLDHLKKELKDRERSLETMKSAHGERLSKFVNPNWKIDTLEQDFQRTLEDKSNAVIMAERAKDSLSRELEQVEYKLKDVEKSLTQRQKELKECVEEIREAIDDEPEEYPDVVSQRQNQLDMAKSTAEQGAGIEEYMSRCLATAKEDKICRVCARSFKNDNDLRTFFNRLEGLIKRAKLQAQAEDVEQLEQDLNVARAASTAYDTWKRLKETEIPELQQEDEKYTLERDELLGQLEDRDKAVSEMVEKKRDIEALSKTVSTIVRYDSDIKSTRAQIQDLSSKQQQNTAAPRTLEDIQDEIASIGEKTRALKKTLSKLTNEREHARAEINSLELQLRDVKSNLDNVKFQLERKADLLSRIEEYKTLNNQQREAIAKADRDIEDLNPELLKYQAIYDDISQRAEARERELQQIISQLSDSIHQVELASEEIDAYNERGGPHQLDRSKRELKSIENEISQLETEQAALTRTINKISTQLKDSENTKRQYADNLTYRQSVRAFDKVTSEIRELESKNAEVDRSRFKEESERRSREHNALSAKQSSKMGEMKSKDDQLMQLIKDWDTDYKDAAYKYKEAHIKVETTKAAVEDLARYGTALDKAIMKYHGLKMEEINAIIGELWQKTYRGTDVDTILIRSDNENARGNRSYNYRVCMVKQGAEMDMRGRCSAGQKVLASIIIRLALAECFGVNCGLIALDEPTTNLDRDNIRSLAESLHDIIRARQQQANFQLIVITHDEEFLRYMQCGDFSDYYYRVSRNERQKSIIERQSIAEVM; from the exons ATGCACAGTATTGTTGCCACTGAAAACAGCCCGAGGTCCACGGAGGTTCAA GT TTCGTTGCTAACACACATCGCAATCTTTAGTGTTCGCTCGTTCGACAACACCCGCAGCGAAACGATCCAGTTCCACACGCCGCTTACTTTGATTGTCGGGTACAATGGTTCTGGGAAGACG ACCATTATCGAATGTCTCAAATATGCCACGACCGGGGACCTTCCGCCCAACAGTAAGGGTGGTGCATTCATCCACGACCCGAAG CTGTGTGGGGAAAAAGAGGTCTTGGCTCAAGTGAAGCTATCCTTCAAGGGCACATCTGGTGCGAAGATGGTGGCGACTAGGAGTCTCCAGCTCacggtgaagaagacgacgcgACAACAAAAGACTCTGGAGGGCCAACTTTTAATGATCAAAGAGGGAGAGCGGACGGCGATTTCGTCCCGGGTTGCAGAGCTGGATCAAATTATGCCTCAATATCTGGGTGTGTCCAAAGCTATTCTCGACTCTGTTATTTTTTGTCATCAAGACGAGAGCTTATGGCCTATGAGCGAGCCTTCTGTTCTGAAAAAGAAGTTCGATGAAATATTTGAAGCAGTCAAGTACACAAAGGCCATCGACAACATCAAAGCgttgcggaagaagcagaatgAAGAGCTCGGCAAGTACAAGATCATTGAACAACATGCCaaggaagacaaagagaagGCCGACAGAGCTGAGAAGAGGTCCATAATGCTCCAGGAAGAAATTGAGACTCTGCGTGTGGAGACTCAGCAGCTTACCCAAGAAATGCGTCGAGTCGCTGAACTTGCGGACAAAGCATGGAGGGAGTCCGAAAGCTACTCTCAAATCCTTGGTGCACTGGAAGGTAAACGGATTGAAGCGAAGAGTATCCAAGCCACGATCGACAATCTTAAACGACACCTAGTAGAACTCGACGAGCCGGATGAATGGCTCGAATCGAATTTGGAGCAGTTCGAGGCGAGGCAACTTCAGTACCAACAGCAAGAGGAGACTGAAAAGGAGAAGTACATGGAGATCAAGGAACGAATCGAAGAGGCACGGCACAAGCTCGGCCTCAAGCAAGCCGAGTATGGAAAACATGAGAATGACAAGGCCAACTTTGAGCGCCAGGTCGAAAGGCGTCAGCGCATGTCCAAAGGTCTTGCACGAAGCTACAACATCAGCGGGTTTGATACAATTGTGGACCAGTCAGATGTGGAGGAATTCATGGCAAGAATACGGAAGATTCTAAAAGATCAGACCCAGGTCTTGGACCGAGCTAAAAGAGAGGCACAGGGTGAATTACGTGAAGCGCAGACATCCCTGAACCAGATCAGTGAGCGCAAGTCCGTGTTACAAGAAAGCAAAAACGCCGCCAAACGACAGATAGCCGCAAACGACAAGGAGGCTGCCGGGTATCAGGCGAAACTGGATAGTATTAGCGCGGATGAGGGCGCTCAAGCTGCTCTTGAGTCTAATGCCGAGGACATTCACTCCCGGCTGGACCAGGCTAAAGAGCGTGAACGATCCGCCTCCCGGGACAAACAGATTGAAGATATAAACTCACAAATTCGCGAACTCGAAGACGAAAATTCTCGCCTAAATGCTGAGTTGATCGAAGCAACCAAGAAAGCTGGAGACCTGGCTCGCTTGGATCACCTAAAGAAGGAACTGAAAGATCGAGAGCGAAGCTTGGAAACAATGAAGAGTGCTCACGGTGAGCGCCTTTCCAAGTTTGTTAACCCCAACTGGAAGATCGACACCTTAGAGCAAGACTTTCAGCGCACTCTAGAAGATAAATCCAACGCGGTAATCATGGCTGAACGTGCAAAGGACAGCCTTAGCCGCGAGCTTGAGCAGGTGGAATACAAGTTGAAAGATGTTGAAAAATCCCTGACGCAAAGGCAAAAAGAGCTCAAGGAATGTGTTGAGGAGATACGCGAAGCCATTGACGATGAACCCGAAGAATATCCCGACGTTGTCAGCCAACGGCAGAATCAGCTGGACATGGCGAAGAGTACTGCTGAGCAAGGGGCCGGTATCGAAGAGTACATGAGCCGATGCCTAGCGACCGCGAAAGAGGACAAAATCTGTCGAGTGTGCGCTCGGTCTTTCAAGAACGATAACGATTTGAGGACTTTTTTCAATAGGCTCGAAGGTCTAATCAAGAGAGCAAAGCTGCAAGCACAAGCTGAAGACGTCGAGCAATTGGAACAGGATCTCAATGTCGCCCGTGCCGCTAGCACTGCCTATGATACTTGGAAGCGTCTCAAAGAGACTGAGATTCCAGAGTTGCAGcaggaagacgaaaaatACACTCTAGAGCGTGATGAGCTTCTGGGCCAGCTGGAGGACCGCGACAAAGCCGTCAGTGAGATGGTCGAGAAGAAACGCGATATTGAAGCTCTGTCCAAAACGGTCAGCACTATTGTCAGGTACGATAGTGACATCAAATCGACTCGCGCACAGATACAAGATCTTTCctccaagcagcagcaaaataCAGCGGCTCCTCGTACGCTCGAGGATATCCAAGATGAGATAGCTAGCATCGGCGAGAAAACCAGAGCTCTCAAAAAGACTCTGTCAAAGCTTACAAATGAGAGGGAGCATGCGCGTGCAGAAATTAACAGCCTGGAACTGCAGCTCAGGGACGTGAAAAGCAATCTCGACAATGTCAAGTTTCAGCTCGAAAGGAAAGCTGATCTCCTTTCTCGCATAGAAGAGTATAAGACTCTTAATAATCAGCAACGGGAAGCAATTGCCAAAGCGGACAGAGATATCGAGGATCTGAATCCAGAGCTCCTGAAGTATCAAGCCATATATGACGATATCAGTCAACGGGCCGAGGCGCGCGAGAGAGAGCTGCAACAAATAATCTCCCAACTGTCTGACAGCATACACCAGGTAGAGCTCGCAAGCGAAGAGATTGACGCATACAATGAGCGAGGTGGCCCACATCAACTTGATCGGAGTAAACGCGAGCTCAAGTCCATCGAAAATGAGATTAGTCAACTCGAAACTGAACAGGCAGCCCTCACCAGGACGATCAACAAGATCTCCACACAGCTCAAGGACAGTGAGAACACAAAGCGTCAGTATGCGGATAATCTCACATATCGCCAATCAGTGCGAGCCTTCGATAAGGTCACAAGCGAGATCAGGGAATTGGAGAGTAAGAACGCAGAGGTCGACAGGAGCCGATTCAAGGAAGAGTCTGAACGCCGGTCCCGCGAGCATAACGCACTATCTGCAAAGCAATCTAGCAAGATGGGAGAAATGAAATCCAAAGACGATCAGCTGATGCAGCTAATAAAAGACTGGGACACGGACTACAAGGACGCAGCCTACAAATATAAGGAAGCACACATCAAAGTCGAAACCACCAAAGCCGCCGTTGAAGATCTAGCTCGTTATGGCACTGCCCTCGACAAAGCGATCATGAAATATCACGGCTTGAAAATGGAAGAAAtcaacgccatcatcggcgagCTCTGGCAAAAGACTTATCGCGGTACAGACGTTGACACCATCCTCATCCGCTCCGACAACGAAAACGCCCGCGGCAACCGCTCCTACAACTACCGCGTCTGCATGGTCAAACAAGGCGCGGAGATGGACATGCGAGGCCGCTGCAGCGCTGGCCAAAAGGTCCTCGCCAGTATCATTATCCGACTCGCGTTGGCCGAATGCTTCGGTGTCAACTGCGGGTTGATTGCGCTAGACGAGCCAACGACGAACCTCGATCGAGACAATATTCGGTCTTTGGCAGAGTCGCTGCATGATATTATTCGGGcgaggcagcagcaggcaaATTTCCAACTTATTGTCATTACCCACGACGAGGAGTTTTTGAGGTATATGCAGTGTGGGGACTTTAGTGATTACTACTACAGGGTTTCGCGCAACGAGAGGCAAAAATCAATTATCGAGAGGCAATCTATTGCTGAG GTTATGTGA